A region of the Fusobacteria bacterium ZRK30 genome:
AACTTGCCATGATCCACCTCTTCTTAGATTTATTTTTAATATTTAAACGTTCCAACACAGAGTTCTAAAAATCCCTGACTTTCACAGAATAAAATATTATTTAATTATTTAGTGTTACTTATTTTTCTACCAACTTTAAAAGTTTTTTTGTCACGAATTACACAAATTTTCACGAATTTCTCTTTTGAATTAAAAATCTTTTTCTAGATGTTATTCTACTTCTCAGTAAATTCTCTACTTAGTCGTACAACAGAATAAGTTCCGCAGTGAAGCGAGGACTGTAGCTGTAAAAAGACGTACATTACCTTTGACTTACTCATATAACATCAAATGGTTATTGCTTCAGTTTCTTTTACGAAAAGAAACCATAATGAAAAAGTATAAAAATCTTATTATTTTCTTTTTTCTATTTCTTTTTCTGCATTTTTATTTTTTTCTAATGTTATTAGAGGAAAATAAAATATTCGCATATCTGAAAGAACTCGTATCAAGGACGAAATCCTTGGAACTTTCTTTTATTAATCCACTTAAAAATTAATTTTTTAAATTATTATTTTTTACCTAATTTCTTTATCTCTATATAGTTGATATTCTTTTGATGTTTATATGTGAATAGACTTTCGAATTCAGTCATAATATTTTCATCTGCCAACGGACTATTATGCAGGTCAGCAGTATGATATACCACTTCATACCCTTCTACTTCCGGCATAAACTCCAATACATCTGCATAATATTTATCGTGGTCAGTTTTAAAGAATAACCTTCCATCTTTTGCTAATATCTGGTCCAATAATGCAAATAACTTTGGCTGAAGGATTCTGTTCTTTTCCCTTCCTTCCCATGGATCTGGGAAGTTAATGTATAACCCTGCCATCTCTTCGTGACCTATAAAGTTAGTTATCTCTTCTCCACGTCTTTTTATAAACAATAAGTTATCTAACCCTAATTTTTCAGATCTTCTAGCTGAAAGGACCAGCCTTTTAAATCTTATCTCCAAAGCCATATGGTTTCTCTCTGGATATCTTACACACATATCATTGGCAAACATTCCGCTTCCAGAACCGATCTCTAAATAAATAGGATGTTCATTTTTAAAAAATTCATTCCACTTACCTTTATAAGAATCCATAATTTCCTTATCATACATTATATGGTTTGGATGCTCTGCTAGCTTTACCATATATGGATTATAATGTTTTCTCTCGTAGTTGAAAAAGTGTTTCCACATATCTCCTACATTATTATCATTTTTTATATTTGACATCTTGCCTCCATTTTTATCAACAATTCTTTGATTATCTCTATGTTATATATATGTTTTTTTACTTATTTTTTAGTATTTTTGTTCCTGTCATTTTCAGTACATTTCAGTATACTAAAATTTCCATATTCTGTCAATATCACTCTTTAAAACTAAGATAAAAATAATTTTCCCCACAGATATCTCTAATGAATAAAATCCTTTAAAAATAGATTTTTCTCTTTTGACACCAATCTACACAAATTAAATACCTTTATAGCCACAGATAGGTGTTATTTATTTTTTGACACAGATTACACAAATCTAAAATCTAATCTACAAAGACTCAGAGTTCAGAAAGTTTCTTAGAGGTAAATCTTTTTTTCTTGCTTAAAATCTGTATCTCTCTGTGTAATCTGTAACTTAAAAAATTCTTTCCTTTGTTAATCATATATTTTTAATTCTATTTTTCCATGATTTTTTCAAAGGTCAAATCCACAACATGGCTGTTCTCCTCAAAAAATTTATCTATCCTGTTTTCAATTTCAGCTTTAAAACCTCTTTTATCAGAATCTCTCAGTGTTTTATTTTCCACTTCATAGTTCTTGACTGCCTGGTATAGTTCCTCTACCCCGTTTACCTGGGCACCAATCTGTCTAGCCACTACTTCCCTTGCAATACTCCTCACATTTTGGACAAAAGGTCCGAAAATTGGCGGTTTCCTGTAAAACAACGGTTCTAGAAGGCTGTGTCCTCCTATATCTACCATGGTTCCTCCTACATATGCTATATCTGCAATGGCATATAGTTTACGCAGTTCCCCTATCTTATCTACAATTATTATCTCTGTATCTCTTTTAGATAATTCTTGAATTCTCTCTACATCTTCACTACCTTCTTTATTATAAATATCCGTCCATCTCTGATAGTTATACTTTTTCAGCAGTCTTTGGCATATATCTTCTGTTCTCTCTATATGCCTGGGTACCAAGATCAAAAGATAGTCATCTAGTTTATCAAAAACTTCCAATAAATATTCTTCTTCATTATCCCTTGTACTACCTGCTACCAATATTTTTTTACCCTTTTCATTTATTTTTTCCCTTAAATCATCCAATTCTTTTTCCCCATATTCTGGAAGTTCAATATTAAATTTCAGATTTCCATAGTTATAAACTTTAGTCTCAGGAGCCCCCAGAGATATTATTCTCTCTTTGTCCCGTTCAGTCTGCATGATAAATGTGTCTATCTTACAAAATATACCTCTCAATAAAGATTTTATTTTCGTATATGAGCCTATACTTCTGTCTGATATCCTTCCATTTATCAAAACTACCTCTGATTTTTTAGAGCATAAGAGGATTAAATTTGGCCATATTTCCGTCTCTATGATCACTAATTTTTTTAAAACTATCCTCTTTAAAATTTTCTTTATGCAAAAATAATCATCTAAAGGAAAAAATAAAAGATCTACCCTGGTTTCATCTGCATATTTTTTTCTAGCTGTTTCCATTCCGGTATCAGTCATCATAGTTAAAATGATTTTTTCCTGTGTTTCATCTATAAATTTATTTATTATAGGTTCCGCTAAGTTCACCTCTCCTACAGATGCACAATGGATCCATATAGTATCTTTTTTCTCCCCTATATCTATCTTTTGAAATATTCTTTTTTTTACAAATTTTCTCAACTTATTAGAAAATATCATTCCTATCCCTAAAGGAAGATATAGTATTGTTCGTATCAAATTATATAAAATTATCCTCATCCCCTATATATGCTGCACTAAATAATAAGTAAGGGCAATCCGTGAATCACCCTTTCATAAATTCATTTTTTTATAATTTCTCGATTTTTATTTGTTTTTTCTCTTTCCCCTTTACACTTACTAAAACTATCCCTATAAATATTAGACTTCCTCCCCCTACTATAGCAGCACTAAAGGGTTCTCCTAAAAATAAGATTCCGCATATAGCAGCTACAAATATTCTACTAGAAGATATCAAACTACCCTCCAATGCTTTCACATATTTAAATCCATTGGTTACAGTATATTGTCCTAAATATGAAAATACTCCCATTCCCAATAAAAGCATCCCTTCTCTAGAAGTCGGTATCTTAAATTGATGTCCAAATGGAATCAAAGTCATAACCATTCCTATACTCATAAGGTAAAATAAAATTGTACTAGAACTATCTGTTATCCGAGCTTTTCTTAGGGCTATTATCCCAATTGCTGCTACAAATCCCATAAATAATCCCAATCCATCTACCCAGCTGACAACTCCTAGAGCCAATCCAGATATTAGGAATATTCCTACAAAAGCTATAGCTACTCCTATAATATTTTTTACTGTCCACCTTTCATCCGCAAGTAAAAGAGGCCCAAATATCGTGACAAATATCGGGTATGTCAAATTATATATATTTGCCTTGGTTGTAGTGGAATATTCTATCACCATAAAAAATAATAATATTGCTAAGGCTGTAAAAAAACCTCTTCCCAGTACCGCTTTTTTATTTACCATTTTAATTTTATACCCTGTTTTCATAAGACCTATATTTACCATTATAAATCCGATTAAAAATCTAAAAAACGTTACCTCTGTGCTGGGTATCCTACCATCCTTTGTTATCAACTTTACAAATAAAGTCATTATATAAAAAAACATTGTAGAAGCAAACACCATGGTATAACCCTTTACACTACTCTCTCTCTTTTTCATTTCTCCTCCAAATTCCTTTCGTTACCTTTTTTATTCTAATACTTCACTGATCGGTACTAATTCTACTCCTTCATCTTCTATATAATCCAACATCTCATATATAGCTTCTGCTGTTTCCTTTCTGTAGTGTCCAATCACTAAGACTTTTTTCCTTTCCTTGGCTAATCCTACAGATACTTTTATAGCTTCCATAATATCTTCCTTCTTGTGGGAATTATCTATAAAATAGGATGTATAGTAGGTCGGTATATCCAATTCCTTAGCTATCTTATATCCCTCTTTCTTACTGTTGGTATTAGAGTCTATAAAAAACATCTCTTTCTTCTTTACATAGGATAGAAGCTCCCTCATCTTTTCCGGGTCATTTGTAAACCTGGATCCCATATGATTATTAAACCCCTTCACCGCTCCTAGATTCTCTATTGCACCATCAAATTTATCATAGATCTCTTTTTCAGTCATAGATGGTTTTATAAGTCCCTGGGTCCTCCTATTCAGAATATCGTTAGACCCTTCCATAGGCATATGCAGGATAACTTCAAATCCTACATCCTTTAATATCTTGGTTGCCTGACTAGTCTTAGGTAGATATGGTATAGTTGCAAAGCTCAAGTCCCTGTCTATTTTTTTAAAATAAGCTGTAGTCTTTGTATTCATTCCTACATCATCTATTAATATGGCTAATTGAGGAGGTGTAAAATAATTTATCTCCAAGATTAATTTTTCCTCACCCTTGGAATCATTATAAACTATCTCTTTTTGATCCCCTTTTGAAACTTCCTTCATCTGTAAGGCAGCATTCTCTAAGTCTAAGTTCTCTCCTTTTTTCAGATCAAATATATACTTAATTCCATCTTCCTCAACAGG
Encoded here:
- the trmB gene encoding tRNA (guanosine(46)-N7)-methyltransferase TrmB, whose translation is MSNIKNDNNVGDMWKHFFNYERKHYNPYMVKLAEHPNHIMYDKEIMDSYKGKWNEFFKNEHPIYLEIGSGSGMFANDMCVRYPERNHMALEIRFKRLVLSARRSEKLGLDNLLFIKRRGEEITNFIGHEEMAGLYINFPDPWEGREKNRILQPKLFALLDQILAKDGRLFFKTDHDKYYADVLEFMPEVEGYEVVYHTADLHNSPLADENIMTEFESLFTYKHQKNINYIEIKKLGKK
- a CDS encoding 3-deoxy-D-manno-octulosonic acid transferase gives rise to the protein MIRTILYLPLGIGMIFSNKLRKFVKKRIFQKIDIGEKKDTIWIHCASVGEVNLAEPIINKFIDETQEKIILTMMTDTGMETARKKYADETRVDLLFFPLDDYFCIKKILKRIVLKKLVIIETEIWPNLILLCSKKSEVVLINGRISDRSIGSYTKIKSLLRGIFCKIDTFIMQTERDKERIISLGAPETKVYNYGNLKFNIELPEYGEKELDDLREKINEKGKKILVAGSTRDNEEEYLLEVFDKLDDYLLILVPRHIERTEDICQRLLKKYNYQRWTDIYNKEGSEDVERIQELSKRDTEIIIVDKIGELRKLYAIADIAYVGGTMVDIGGHSLLEPLFYRKPPIFGPFVQNVRSIAREVVARQIGAQVNGVEELYQAVKNYEVENKTLRDSDKRGFKAEIENRIDKFFEENSHVVDLTFEKIMEK
- a CDS encoding DMT family transporter; protein product: MKKRESSVKGYTMVFASTMFFYIMTLFVKLITKDGRIPSTEVTFFRFLIGFIMVNIGLMKTGYKIKMVNKKAVLGRGFFTALAILLFFMVIEYSTTTKANIYNLTYPIFVTIFGPLLLADERWTVKNIIGVAIAFVGIFLISGLALGVVSWVDGLGLFMGFVAAIGIIALRKARITDSSSTILFYLMSIGMVMTLIPFGHQFKIPTSREGMLLLGMGVFSYLGQYTVTNGFKYVKALEGSLISSSRIFVAAICGILFLGEPFSAAIVGGGSLIFIGIVLVSVKGKEKKQIKIEKL
- a CDS encoding divergent polysaccharide deacetylase family protein, whose translation is MSGINKKIVYGIGVISILIIAVLFKWHSGNKYERQIKLQEDMAVEKIIKEVNDYAVVSGRPVEEDGIKYIFDLKKGENLDLENAALQMKEVSKGDQKEIVYNDSKGEEKLILEINYFTPPQLAILIDDVGMNTKTTAYFKKIDRDLSFATIPYLPKTSQATKILKDVGFEVILHMPMEGSNDILNRRTQGLIKPSMTEKEIYDKFDGAIENLGAVKGFNNHMGSRFTNDPEKMRELLSYVKKKEMFFIDSNTNSKKEGYKIAKELDIPTYYTSYFIDNSHKKEDIMEAIKVSVGLAKERKKVLVIGHYRKETAEAIYEMLDYIEDEGVELVPISEVLE